In Eubalaena glacialis isolate mEubGla1 chromosome 4, mEubGla1.1.hap2.+ XY, whole genome shotgun sequence, one DNA window encodes the following:
- the FZR1 gene encoding fizzy-related protein homolog isoform X1, producing the protein MGACVGWGGLRLTAAMDQDYERRLLRQIVIQNENTMPCVAEMRRTLTPANSPVSSPSKHGDRFIPSRAGANWSVNFHRINENEKSPSQNRKAKDATSDNGKDGLAYSALLKNELLGAGIEKVQDPQTEDRRLQPSTPERKGLFTYSLSAKRSSPDDGNDVSPYSLSPVSNKSQKLLRSPRKPTRKISKIPFKVLDAPELQDDFYLNLVDWSSLNVLSVGLGTCVYLWSACTSQVTRLCDLSVEGDSVTSVGWSERGNLVAVGTHKGFVQIWDAAAGKKLSMLEGHTARVGALAWNADQLSSGSRDRMILQRDIRTPPLQSERRLQGHRQEVCGLKWSTDHQLLASGGNDNKLLVWNHSSLSPVQQYTEHLAAVKAIAWSPHQHGLLASGGGTADRCIRFWNTLTGQPLQCIDTGSQVCNLAWSKHANELVSTHGYSQNQILVWKYPSLTQVAKLTGHSYRVLYLAMSPDGEAIVTGAGDETLRFWNVFSKTRSTKVKWESVSVLNLFTRIR; encoded by the exons ATGGGTGCCTGTGTGGGATGGGGGGGCCTGCG GCTGACGGCCGCCATGGACCAGGACTACGAGCGGCGCCTGCTCCGGCAGATCGTCATCCAGAACGAGAATACGATGCCGTGC GTTGCAGAGATGCGGCGAACCCTGACACCCGCCAACTCCCCCGTGTCCTCCCCCAGCAAGCACGGGGACCGCTTCATCCCCTCCAGAGCCGGCGCCAACTGGAGCGTGAATTTCCACAGGATCAAC GAAAATGAGAAATCTCCCAGCCAAAACCGGAAAGCCAAGGATGCCACCTCAGACAACGGCAAAG ACGGCCTGGCCTACTCGGCTCTGCTGAAGAACGAACTGCTCGGTGCCGGCATCGAGAAGGTGCAGGACCCGCAGACGGAGGACCGCAGGCTGCAGCCCTCCACGCCTGAGAGGAAGGGCCTCTTCACG TATTCCCTCAGCGCCAAGCGCTCCAGCCCCGACGATGGCAATGACGTGTCTCCCTACTCCCTGTCCCCCGTCAGCAACAAAAG TCAGAAGTTACTGCGGTCACCACGGAAACCCACCCGCAAGATCTCTAAGATCCCCTTCAAGGTCCTGGACGCGCCCGAGCTGCAGGACGACTTCTACCTGAACCTGGTGGACTGGTCATCCCTCAACGTGCTCAGCGTGGGGCTGGGGACCTGCGTGTACCTGTGGAGCGCCTGCACCAGCCAG GTGACCCGGCTCTGTGACCTCTCCGTGGAAGGGGACTCGGTGACCTCCGTGGGCTGGTCTGAGAGG GGGAACCTGGTGGCCGTCGGCACACACAAGGGCTTCGTGCAGATCTGGGATGCGGCCGCAGGGAAGAAGCTGTCCATGCTGGAAGGCCACACGGCGCGCGTTG GGGCGCTGGCCTGGAACGCCGACCAGCTCTCGTCCGGGAGCCGGGACCGCATGATCCTGCAGAGGGACATCCGCACGCCACCCTTGCAGTCAGAGCGGCGGCTGCAGGGCCACCGGCAGGAGGTGTGTGGGCTCAAGTGGTCCACGGACCACCAGCTGCTCGCCTCAGGGGGCAACGACAACAAG CTGCTGGTCTGGAACCACTCAAGCCTGAGCCCCGTGCAGCAGTACACAGAGCACCTGGCGGCCGTGAAGGCCATCGCCTGGTCCCCGCACCAGCATGGGCTGCTGGCGTCCGGCGGCGGCACAGCCGACCGCTGCATCCGCTTCTGGAACACACTCACGGGGCAGCCGCTGCAGTGCATCGACACCGGCTCCCAGGTGTGCAACCTCGCCTGGTCCAAGCACGCCAATGAGCTG GTGAGCACGCACGGCTACTCGCAGAACCAGATCCTCGTCTGGAAATACCCATCCCTGACACAGGTGGCCAAGCTGACCGGGCACTCCTACCGGGTCCTCTACCTG GCCATGTCCCCTGACGGAGAGGCCATAGTCACTGGTGCTGGAGATGAAACCCTGAGGTTCTGGAATGTCTTTAGCAAAACCCGTTCAACAAAGGTAAAGTGG GAATCCGTGTCCGTCCTCAACCTCTTCACCAGGATCCGGTAA
- the FZR1 gene encoding fizzy-related protein homolog isoform X4, with the protein MRRTLTPANSPVSSPSKHGDRFIPSRAGANWSVNFHRINENEKSPSQNRKAKDATSDNGKDGLAYSALLKNELLGAGIEKVQDPQTEDRRLQPSTPERKGLFTYSLSAKRSSPDDGNDVSPYSLSPVSNKSQKLLRSPRKPTRKISKIPFKVLDAPELQDDFYLNLVDWSSLNVLSVGLGTCVYLWSACTSQVTRLCDLSVEGDSVTSVGWSERGNLVAVGTHKGFVQIWDAAAGKKLSMLEGHTARVGALAWNADQLSSGSRDRMILQRDIRTPPLQSERRLQGHRQEVCGLKWSTDHQLLASGGNDNKLLVWNHSSLSPVQQYTEHLAAVKAIAWSPHQHGLLASGGGTADRCIRFWNTLTGQPLQCIDTGSQVCNLAWSKHANELVSTHGYSQNQILVWKYPSLTQVAKLTGHSYRVLYLAMSPDGEAIVTGAGDETLRFWNVFSKTRSTKVKWESVSVLNLFTRIR; encoded by the exons ATGCGGCGAACCCTGACACCCGCCAACTCCCCCGTGTCCTCCCCCAGCAAGCACGGGGACCGCTTCATCCCCTCCAGAGCCGGCGCCAACTGGAGCGTGAATTTCCACAGGATCAAC GAAAATGAGAAATCTCCCAGCCAAAACCGGAAAGCCAAGGATGCCACCTCAGACAACGGCAAAG ACGGCCTGGCCTACTCGGCTCTGCTGAAGAACGAACTGCTCGGTGCCGGCATCGAGAAGGTGCAGGACCCGCAGACGGAGGACCGCAGGCTGCAGCCCTCCACGCCTGAGAGGAAGGGCCTCTTCACG TATTCCCTCAGCGCCAAGCGCTCCAGCCCCGACGATGGCAATGACGTGTCTCCCTACTCCCTGTCCCCCGTCAGCAACAAAAG TCAGAAGTTACTGCGGTCACCACGGAAACCCACCCGCAAGATCTCTAAGATCCCCTTCAAGGTCCTGGACGCGCCCGAGCTGCAGGACGACTTCTACCTGAACCTGGTGGACTGGTCATCCCTCAACGTGCTCAGCGTGGGGCTGGGGACCTGCGTGTACCTGTGGAGCGCCTGCACCAGCCAG GTGACCCGGCTCTGTGACCTCTCCGTGGAAGGGGACTCGGTGACCTCCGTGGGCTGGTCTGAGAGG GGGAACCTGGTGGCCGTCGGCACACACAAGGGCTTCGTGCAGATCTGGGATGCGGCCGCAGGGAAGAAGCTGTCCATGCTGGAAGGCCACACGGCGCGCGTTG GGGCGCTGGCCTGGAACGCCGACCAGCTCTCGTCCGGGAGCCGGGACCGCATGATCCTGCAGAGGGACATCCGCACGCCACCCTTGCAGTCAGAGCGGCGGCTGCAGGGCCACCGGCAGGAGGTGTGTGGGCTCAAGTGGTCCACGGACCACCAGCTGCTCGCCTCAGGGGGCAACGACAACAAG CTGCTGGTCTGGAACCACTCAAGCCTGAGCCCCGTGCAGCAGTACACAGAGCACCTGGCGGCCGTGAAGGCCATCGCCTGGTCCCCGCACCAGCATGGGCTGCTGGCGTCCGGCGGCGGCACAGCCGACCGCTGCATCCGCTTCTGGAACACACTCACGGGGCAGCCGCTGCAGTGCATCGACACCGGCTCCCAGGTGTGCAACCTCGCCTGGTCCAAGCACGCCAATGAGCTG GTGAGCACGCACGGCTACTCGCAGAACCAGATCCTCGTCTGGAAATACCCATCCCTGACACAGGTGGCCAAGCTGACCGGGCACTCCTACCGGGTCCTCTACCTG GCCATGTCCCCTGACGGAGAGGCCATAGTCACTGGTGCTGGAGATGAAACCCTGAGGTTCTGGAATGTCTTTAGCAAAACCCGTTCAACAAAGGTAAAGTGG GAATCCGTGTCCGTCCTCAACCTCTTCACCAGGATCCGGTAA
- the FZR1 gene encoding fizzy-related protein homolog isoform X2 — MGACVGWGGLRLTAAMDQDYERRLLRQIVIQNENTMPCVAEMRRTLTPANSPVSSPSKHGDRFIPSRAGANWSVNFHRINENEKSPSQNRKAKDATSDNGKDGLAYSALLKNELLGAGIEKVQDPQTEDRRLQPSTPERKGLFTYSLSAKRSSPDDGNDVSPYSLSPVSNKSQKLLRSPRKPTRKISKIPFKVLDAPELQDDFYLNLVDWSSLNVLSVGLGTCVYLWSACTSQVTRLCDLSVEGDSVTSVGWSERGNLVAVGTHKGFVQIWDAAAGKKLSMLEGHTARVGALAWNADQLSSGSRDRMILQRDIRTPPLQSERRLQGHRQEVCGLKWSTDHQLLASGGNDNKLLVWNHSSLSPVQQYTEHLAAVKAIAWSPHQHGLLASGGGTADRCIRFWNTLTGQPLQCIDTGSQVCNLAWSKHANELVSTHGYSQNQILVWKYPSLTQVAKLTGHSYRVLYLAMSPDGEAIVTGAGDETLRFWNVFSKTRSTKESVSVLNLFTRIR; from the exons ATGGGTGCCTGTGTGGGATGGGGGGGCCTGCG GCTGACGGCCGCCATGGACCAGGACTACGAGCGGCGCCTGCTCCGGCAGATCGTCATCCAGAACGAGAATACGATGCCGTGC GTTGCAGAGATGCGGCGAACCCTGACACCCGCCAACTCCCCCGTGTCCTCCCCCAGCAAGCACGGGGACCGCTTCATCCCCTCCAGAGCCGGCGCCAACTGGAGCGTGAATTTCCACAGGATCAAC GAAAATGAGAAATCTCCCAGCCAAAACCGGAAAGCCAAGGATGCCACCTCAGACAACGGCAAAG ACGGCCTGGCCTACTCGGCTCTGCTGAAGAACGAACTGCTCGGTGCCGGCATCGAGAAGGTGCAGGACCCGCAGACGGAGGACCGCAGGCTGCAGCCCTCCACGCCTGAGAGGAAGGGCCTCTTCACG TATTCCCTCAGCGCCAAGCGCTCCAGCCCCGACGATGGCAATGACGTGTCTCCCTACTCCCTGTCCCCCGTCAGCAACAAAAG TCAGAAGTTACTGCGGTCACCACGGAAACCCACCCGCAAGATCTCTAAGATCCCCTTCAAGGTCCTGGACGCGCCCGAGCTGCAGGACGACTTCTACCTGAACCTGGTGGACTGGTCATCCCTCAACGTGCTCAGCGTGGGGCTGGGGACCTGCGTGTACCTGTGGAGCGCCTGCACCAGCCAG GTGACCCGGCTCTGTGACCTCTCCGTGGAAGGGGACTCGGTGACCTCCGTGGGCTGGTCTGAGAGG GGGAACCTGGTGGCCGTCGGCACACACAAGGGCTTCGTGCAGATCTGGGATGCGGCCGCAGGGAAGAAGCTGTCCATGCTGGAAGGCCACACGGCGCGCGTTG GGGCGCTGGCCTGGAACGCCGACCAGCTCTCGTCCGGGAGCCGGGACCGCATGATCCTGCAGAGGGACATCCGCACGCCACCCTTGCAGTCAGAGCGGCGGCTGCAGGGCCACCGGCAGGAGGTGTGTGGGCTCAAGTGGTCCACGGACCACCAGCTGCTCGCCTCAGGGGGCAACGACAACAAG CTGCTGGTCTGGAACCACTCAAGCCTGAGCCCCGTGCAGCAGTACACAGAGCACCTGGCGGCCGTGAAGGCCATCGCCTGGTCCCCGCACCAGCATGGGCTGCTGGCGTCCGGCGGCGGCACAGCCGACCGCTGCATCCGCTTCTGGAACACACTCACGGGGCAGCCGCTGCAGTGCATCGACACCGGCTCCCAGGTGTGCAACCTCGCCTGGTCCAAGCACGCCAATGAGCTG GTGAGCACGCACGGCTACTCGCAGAACCAGATCCTCGTCTGGAAATACCCATCCCTGACACAGGTGGCCAAGCTGACCGGGCACTCCTACCGGGTCCTCTACCTG GCCATGTCCCCTGACGGAGAGGCCATAGTCACTGGTGCTGGAGATGAAACCCTGAGGTTCTGGAATGTCTTTAGCAAAACCCGTTCAACAAAG GAATCCGTGTCCGTCCTCAACCTCTTCACCAGGATCCGGTAA
- the FZR1 gene encoding fizzy-related protein homolog isoform X3 yields MDQDYERRLLRQIVIQNENTMPCVAEMRRTLTPANSPVSSPSKHGDRFIPSRAGANWSVNFHRINENEKSPSQNRKAKDATSDNGKDGLAYSALLKNELLGAGIEKVQDPQTEDRRLQPSTPERKGLFTYSLSAKRSSPDDGNDVSPYSLSPVSNKSQKLLRSPRKPTRKISKIPFKVLDAPELQDDFYLNLVDWSSLNVLSVGLGTCVYLWSACTSQVTRLCDLSVEGDSVTSVGWSERGNLVAVGTHKGFVQIWDAAAGKKLSMLEGHTARVGALAWNADQLSSGSRDRMILQRDIRTPPLQSERRLQGHRQEVCGLKWSTDHQLLASGGNDNKLLVWNHSSLSPVQQYTEHLAAVKAIAWSPHQHGLLASGGGTADRCIRFWNTLTGQPLQCIDTGSQVCNLAWSKHANELVSTHGYSQNQILVWKYPSLTQVAKLTGHSYRVLYLAMSPDGEAIVTGAGDETLRFWNVFSKTRSTKVKWESVSVLNLFTRIR; encoded by the exons ATGGACCAGGACTACGAGCGGCGCCTGCTCCGGCAGATCGTCATCCAGAACGAGAATACGATGCCGTGC GTTGCAGAGATGCGGCGAACCCTGACACCCGCCAACTCCCCCGTGTCCTCCCCCAGCAAGCACGGGGACCGCTTCATCCCCTCCAGAGCCGGCGCCAACTGGAGCGTGAATTTCCACAGGATCAAC GAAAATGAGAAATCTCCCAGCCAAAACCGGAAAGCCAAGGATGCCACCTCAGACAACGGCAAAG ACGGCCTGGCCTACTCGGCTCTGCTGAAGAACGAACTGCTCGGTGCCGGCATCGAGAAGGTGCAGGACCCGCAGACGGAGGACCGCAGGCTGCAGCCCTCCACGCCTGAGAGGAAGGGCCTCTTCACG TATTCCCTCAGCGCCAAGCGCTCCAGCCCCGACGATGGCAATGACGTGTCTCCCTACTCCCTGTCCCCCGTCAGCAACAAAAG TCAGAAGTTACTGCGGTCACCACGGAAACCCACCCGCAAGATCTCTAAGATCCCCTTCAAGGTCCTGGACGCGCCCGAGCTGCAGGACGACTTCTACCTGAACCTGGTGGACTGGTCATCCCTCAACGTGCTCAGCGTGGGGCTGGGGACCTGCGTGTACCTGTGGAGCGCCTGCACCAGCCAG GTGACCCGGCTCTGTGACCTCTCCGTGGAAGGGGACTCGGTGACCTCCGTGGGCTGGTCTGAGAGG GGGAACCTGGTGGCCGTCGGCACACACAAGGGCTTCGTGCAGATCTGGGATGCGGCCGCAGGGAAGAAGCTGTCCATGCTGGAAGGCCACACGGCGCGCGTTG GGGCGCTGGCCTGGAACGCCGACCAGCTCTCGTCCGGGAGCCGGGACCGCATGATCCTGCAGAGGGACATCCGCACGCCACCCTTGCAGTCAGAGCGGCGGCTGCAGGGCCACCGGCAGGAGGTGTGTGGGCTCAAGTGGTCCACGGACCACCAGCTGCTCGCCTCAGGGGGCAACGACAACAAG CTGCTGGTCTGGAACCACTCAAGCCTGAGCCCCGTGCAGCAGTACACAGAGCACCTGGCGGCCGTGAAGGCCATCGCCTGGTCCCCGCACCAGCATGGGCTGCTGGCGTCCGGCGGCGGCACAGCCGACCGCTGCATCCGCTTCTGGAACACACTCACGGGGCAGCCGCTGCAGTGCATCGACACCGGCTCCCAGGTGTGCAACCTCGCCTGGTCCAAGCACGCCAATGAGCTG GTGAGCACGCACGGCTACTCGCAGAACCAGATCCTCGTCTGGAAATACCCATCCCTGACACAGGTGGCCAAGCTGACCGGGCACTCCTACCGGGTCCTCTACCTG GCCATGTCCCCTGACGGAGAGGCCATAGTCACTGGTGCTGGAGATGAAACCCTGAGGTTCTGGAATGTCTTTAGCAAAACCCGTTCAACAAAGGTAAAGTGG GAATCCGTGTCCGTCCTCAACCTCTTCACCAGGATCCGGTAA